A single genomic interval of Xiphophorus couchianus chromosome 2, X_couchianus-1.0, whole genome shotgun sequence harbors:
- the LOC114150324 gene encoding protein FAM180A-like, translated as MFRGGKRERESEDSSEESLLDGETRSCWTGAAGTNQTRRQRHRRQRQPEDAETHSEIKPGGKPKQRTRSLHQDKLQPGFHPQLDTVAMVSWRIVMFGLFYCFIRTGVTKSQTRVLFPAAAKVKRGSSAAGNPTFYKTMNDVHLLYEILMAGVRFEPSGEFSVDDAELSSLHQTRNLNFICEEIFPKKLTDVFGLIAELSEHSASLHQEDFERILMTLVYTTQKMISAASVHQRGMWGESFVGLYKAIKRDLARTN; from the exons ATGTTCAGGGgagggaagagagaaagagagtctGAGGACAGCAGTGAAGAAAGTTTACTGGATGGTGAAACACGGAGCTGCTGGACTGGAGCTGCAGGGACAAACCAAACCAGAAGACAGAGACACAGGAGACAAAGACAACCAGAGGACGCAGAGACACATAGTGAAATAAAACCAGGAGGCAAACCAAAGCAGAGGACACGGAGTCTTCACCAAGACAAACTTCAGCCTGGTTTCCATCCTCAGTTAGATACGGTTGCCATGGTTTCCTGGAGAATAGTGATGTTTGGACTTTTCTACTGCTTCATCAGGACCGGGGTCACCAAGTCCCAGACGAGAG ttctgtttcctgctgcagcCAAAGTGAAAAGAGGATCTTCAGCAGCTGGAAATCCAACGTTCTACAAAACCATGAATGATGTCCATTTGTTATATGag ATCCTGATGGCCGGCGTACGTTTTGAGCCCAGTGGGGAGTTTTCTGTCGACGACGCTGAACTTTCTTCGCTCCATCAGACCAGAAATCTGAACTTCATCTGTGAGGAAATCTTTCCCAAGAAGCTAACGGACGTGTTTGGGCTCATAGCTGAGCTGTCAGAGCACAGCGCTTCGCTGCATCAGGAGGATTTTGAGCGAATCTTGATGACTTTGGTGTACACAACCCAGAAGATGATCAGCGCTGCTTCTGTTCACCAAAGAGGAATGTGGGGAGAATCTTTTGTTGGTTTATACAAAGCTATAAAAAGAGACCTGGCACGGACAAACTGA